From Anopheles darlingi chromosome 2, idAnoDarlMG_H_01, whole genome shotgun sequence, the proteins below share one genomic window:
- the LOC125948999 gene encoding probable serine/threonine-protein kinase DDB_G0267686 isoform X7, whose protein sequence is MSPERTASPDDDDTSEDGRLNSDHLIEDESALGEEHLVEEEDEEVVEEEEEEEEEVVESNAGGSASIIGDHVTIETSSPVGSPELAAEFHHHQSGVEEQEEEQIVECEAEDTFYQQQPGGESPMTEGATDRRFDTTPAQIAGQAQVKKAHGLGTSMVLSTIPLDATNSQQHQLILQPHNTTTGGSTWQQQQPQHHHNTLNNNNTSFKNHNNSSPVSAAGVVAGNKNILISSVGGGNNNSNSNNVHHQLLHQHHPHTTTYTFNLSSGAASSSSAVASNGSSPSSTTSNTTSGHHQLHHHPHHQHHHHTSTSNSTTSMSGATAIVSANGNSSTSTVPSPGSPGNPNAGGLIVLERNGSMAGGNSIATPPPGSKLVLVHSAGGREDYITATTTAAADAIGGVSNIVLLATEQMDIVEHDIINNNVAAANGGAAQQIRSHHHQHHQQQQQQLLHPISGSSPASSTTVSVSSNTNATTTTTPVTGTAAAATTGDEELTSLTWLQDKNLLKVAGINLSKVPVSSPDSPRPVANCGASSGSVGGSSGASGGGSDVGHISPTSDFVDQDSSSVSEDNTLSANSSFSEGGGTATIVLATTGDRRSGTPATTAQHMFQLGTGAGAKTITAINGETIVEYPVIVSGSQQHHHAVGTVANGTAAHHHLHNHQHPQQVVMDGSKAMKMTLVAPSSVTSSTALIVSSSAMPSNGAISYVVTSPASSTSSSSTSGPIASSTPVISNGKSDSGSSSSNSSSSSSSSSTKPHQHFHKKYLREELVKQQQQQQQQQQQQQQQQQQQQQQQQQQQPKQIIGGVVTTIANGSSGGVTPGGGTTITNVCVTPLKQQISGVLKYEDGSENGGEEHRSYHPVPPAAPVKNGSTNYGGSSSTMSSPDVSGAEEYGSGPTITTVYGGINLIKQSPSPSPTMASSPMHNGSNTVTIMMNGNQHHLQQQQQQQQQQQQQQQQQQHQLQFLPAQLHHHAQQQHQSQQQQQQVHHQVAASLAPFSSSSSLSMPPSPQGSSTNSSVSPSKLAPPKAKHPTNLPYDPLVHVTNKPPFSFSSLIFMAIENSNQKALPVKEIYAWIVHHFPYFKTAPTGWKNSVRHNLSLNKCFQKVEKAANLGKGSLWMVEPQFRPNLIQALSRSPFHASSGIDKATYKSMQQQRSSANASPTGNGTHYSKQDNFPQLASRLAPGDAQNGVLHGEDLDDLSRSSTPIDYDASDLSTTGHHQHHNNHYHQQQQQQQQQQQHHHQTQQQHPVHHVQQAQQPVQSPHPLIRGVLVSGTQNGGGEGCAYLSNEDAPLPAGTTTAIVQCPTELVYVNGTGGLPKEIAGREWSAETIEDVNAATAMLALKHGPKIFIENSFRNGTPPVITTSPSEDHTYSAGGASGAGEQSATALVSNGGSPLLVGNGSSCCSSSDERYDHSRNHQLQRHAPLLTHHPLHHHQHHSNQHHSDNLSNGTSSDAAYESSEESHHPHHASAEDMEERRRQEGVFALLNLAQMTYSSSPSSSMSSSTSTLSSPASSNGSLKRSAPNDLYSGTPTGYYHNHHNHHHHNRQQLVASPDERTMRIANGTGTSPPHHPHNIGPEYGGPAPPSLPGTGTTVTPYYGGVLHAASKASDDLLVGAQRYTSPPPAKKTKARTPLKKLKKKSWPR, encoded by the exons atgtCCCCGGAAAGGACCGCGTcacctgacgacgacgataccaGTGAGGACGGCCGGTTGAACAGCGATCACCTGATCGAGGACGAATCGGCCCTCGGTGAGGAGCACCtggtcgaggaggaggacgaggaggtcgtggaggaggaggaggaagaggaggaggaagtggtgGAATCGAACGCTGGTGGCAGCGCATCGATCATCGGTGATCACGTGACGATCGAAACATCGTCCCCTGTCGGTAGTCCTGAGCTGGCAGCTGagttccatcatcaccagagcGGTGTGGAGGaacaggaagaggagcagataGTGGAGTGTGAAGCGGAGGACAcattctatcagcagcagcccggtgGCGAAAGCCCCATGACCGAGGGTGCGACAGACCGGCGGTTCGATACCACGCCGGCACAGATCGCAGGACAGGCGCAGGTCAAGAAGGCACACGGCCTCGGCACCAGCATGGTACTATCGACGATACCGTTGGATGCTACCAACAGCCAGCAACATCAGCTGATACTACAACCACACAACACTACTACTGGTGGTAGcacttggcagcagcagcaacctcagcaccaccacaacacgctcaacaacaacaatacgaGCTTCaagaaccacaacaacagtagtCCAGTGAGTGCCGCCGGTGTTGTGGCCGGTAACAAGAACATTCTCATCAGtagcgttggtggtggcaacaacaacagtaacagcaacaacgttCATCATCAATTGCTGCATCAACATCACCCACACACAACGACCTATACCTTCAATCTCTCCTCGGGTgctgcaagcagcagcagcgcggtaGCAAGCAACGGTTCTTCACcgtccagcaccaccagcaacactacaagtggccatcatcagcttcaccatcatcctcatcatcaacatcaccaccacacgtcAACCAGTAACAGCACGACGAGTATGTCTGGAGCTACCGCCATCGTATCGGCCAATGGTAATAGTAGCACTTCAACGGTGCCATCACCTGGATCACCCGGAAACCCGAACGCCGGTGGTTTAATCGTGCtagaacggaacggttcgaTGGCTGGTGGCAACTCCATTGCAACACCACCCCCCGGCTccaagctggtgctggtgcattcTGCTGGAGGACGCGAAGATTATATCA CAGCCActacaacggcagcagccgaTGCGATCGGGGGCGTCAGTAACATCGTACTGCTCGCGACCGAGCAGATGGACATAGTGGAGCATGACATTATCAACAACAATGTCGCTGCTGCGAACGGTGGGGCAGCACAACAGATCCgttctcaccatcatcagcaccaccagcagcagcagcagcagctgctgcatccgatttctggctcgtcgcctGCGTCGTCGACAACCGTTTCCGTTAGCAGTAACACCaatgcgaccaccaccaccacaccggtgACGGGcacggctgcagcagcaacgaccggCGACGAGGAGCTCACATCACTGACCTGGCTGCAGGATAAGAATCTGCTAAAAG TTGCAGGTATCAATCTATCGAAAGTGCCAGTATCATCGCCGGATAGTCCGCGACCGGTTGCTAATTGTGGTGCAAGCAGTGGTAGTgtcggtggcagcagtggcgCTAGTGGCGGCGGTAGTGATGTTGGTCATATCTCACCGACTAGCGATTTCGTGGATCAGGACTCGTCGAGCGTCTCGGAGGATAACACATTGTCGGCAAACTCGTCGTTCAGCGAAGGTGGCGGAACAGCCACCATTGTCCTAGCGACAACCGGAGATCGACGGAGTGGTACGCCCGCTACCACCGCCCAGCACATGTTCCAGCTCGGAACGGGTGCGGGTGCGAAAACCATTACCGCCATCAACGGTGAAACGATTGTCGAGTATCCGGTCATTGTATCCGGcagtcagcagcatcatcatgcggtCGGAACTGTCGCCAATGGCAcagcagcgcaccaccacctccacaatcatcagcatccgcaACAGGTGGTGATGGATGGTAGTAAAGCCATGAAGATGACGCTGGTGGCCCCTAGCTCGGTGACGTCATCTACGGCACTGATCGTGTCGTCTTCCGCCATGCCCTCGAACGGTGCCATCTCGTACGTCGTCACATCACCAGCTAGctcgacaagcagcagcagtacctcgGGACCGATCGCGTCCTCCACTCCCGTCATCAGCAACGGTAAAAGTGAttccggcagcagtagcagcaacagcagcagcagcagcagcagcagcagtaccaaaCCACATCAGCACTTCCACAAGAAGTATCTACGTGAGGAGCTcgtgaagcaacagcaacagcagcaacaacaacagcaacaacaacagcagcaacaacaacagcagcagcaacagcaacaacaacagcaaccaaagCAAATTATTGGCGGTGTGGTAACGACGATCGCAAATGGTTCTTCAGGTGGTGTGACACCAGGAGGAggcaccaccattaccaacGTCTGTGTCACACCGTTGAAGCAGCAGATAAGCGG TGTGTTGAAGTACGAAGATGGCTCTGAGAATGGTGGTGAAGAGCATCGTTCGTATCACCCTgtaccaccggcagcaccggtcAAGAATGGTAGCACCAATTAcggtggaagcagcagcaccatgagCTCACCGGACGTTAGCGGTGCGGAGGAGTACGGTAGTGGACCGACCATTACGACCGTGTACGGTGGTATCAACTTGATCAAGCAATCACCATCGCCCTCTCCTACGATGGCCTCCTCGCCAATGCACAATGGCAGCAATACGGTTACGATCATGATGAACGGTAATCAACatcacctccagcagcagcagcagcagcagcagcagcagcagcagcagcagcaacagcagcagcatcagctacAGTTTCTTCCGGCTCAGTTGCACCATCatgcccaacagcagcatcagtcgcagcagcagcaacaacaggtgCATCATCAAGTTGCAGCATCGCTTGCACCGTTTTCATCCTCTTCGTCCCTGTCgatgccaccgtcaccgcaaGGTAGTAGTACCAACTCGTCCGTAAGTCCTTCGAAGCTAGCGCCACCGAAGGCAAAGCATCCGACCAATCTGCCATACGATCCCTTGGTGCACGTGACCAATAAGCCGCCATTTAGCTTCAG TTCACTCATCTTCATGGCCATCGAAAACTCGAACCAGAAAGCGCTGCCAGTGAAGGAGATCTACGCCTGGATCGTGCATCACTTTCCGTACTTCAAGACGGCACCGACCGGCTGGAAAAACAGCGTTCGCCACAACCTTTCGCTCAACAAATGTTTCCAGAAGGTGGAAAAGGCAGCG AATCTCGGAAAGGGCTCGCTGTGGATGGTCGAGCCGCAGTTTAGACCGAACCTCATCCAAGCTCTGtcccgttccccgttccaCGCCAGCTCCGGCATCGATAAGGCAACGTACAaaagcatgcagcagcagcgttcttCGGCCAACGCTAGCCCGACCGGCAATGGAACGCACTATTCCAAG cAGGATAACTTTCCACAGCTTGCTAGCCGTCTAGCGCCGGGAGATGCACAGAACGGGGTGCTCCATGGAGAGGATCTCGATGATCTGAGCCGCTCATCAACACCGATCGACTACGATGCTAGCGATCTATCTACCACTGgtcatcaccaacatcacaacaaccattaccatcagcaacagcaacaacagcaacaacagcagcagcatcatcaccagacgcaacagcagcacccggtACATCATGTGCAGCAGGCACAGCAGCCGGTGCAATCGCCTCATCCGTTGATACGTGGAGTGCTGGTCAGCGGTACGCAGaatggtggcggtgaaggATGTGCTTACCTTTCTAACGAAGATGCACCGTTGCCGGCCGGTACCACCACAGCTATCGTCCAGTGTCCAACGGAGCTGGTATACGTGAACGGTACCGGTGGTCTGCCAAAAGAAATCGCCGGCCGTGAGTGGAGTGCGGAGACGATAGAGGACGTCAATGCGGCTACAGCGATGCTTGCCCTGAAGCATGGTCCGAAAATTTTCATCGAAAACTCCTTCCGAAATGG CACTCCACCGGTTATCACGACATCACCGAGCGAGGATCACACGTACTCGGccggtggtgctagtggtgcgggagaacaatcggcaacggCCCTGGTCTCTAATGGGGGTTCCCCTCTGCTGGTCGGCAATGGTAGCAGCTGTTGCTCGTCATCCGACGAACGGTACGACCACAGTCGGAACCATCAATTGCAGCGGCATGCACCACTATTGACGCACCATCcgcttcatcaccatcagcaccattcGAATCAGCATCACAGTGATAACCTCAGCAACGGTACCTCATCGGATGCCGCTTACGAAAGCAGCGAGGAAAG CCACCATCCACATCATGCATCTGCCGAGGATATGGAGGAACGGCGTCGCCAGGAAGGTGTTTTCGCTCTGTTAAACCTCGCCCAGATGACCTATTCTTCGTCGCCGTCCTCCTCTATGTCGTCCTCAACGTCGACGCTCTCCTCGCCAGCCTCGTCGAACGGTTCGCTAAAGCGATCGGCACCGAACGATTTGTACAGTGGCACCCCGACCGGTTACTACCATAatcatcacaaccaccaccaccacaatcggcAGCAGCTCGTTGCCTCGCCGGACGAACGGACAATGCGGATAGCAAACGGTACCGGTACTTCTCCACCACATCATCCGCATAATATCGGCCCGGAATACGGTGGTCCTGCACCACCGTCACTGCCAGGTACGGGTACAACGGTGACCCCATATTATGGTGGAGTTTTGCACGCTGCCAGCAAAGCTTCGGACGATCTGCTTGTCGGAGCTCAGCGTTACACCTCGCCACCGCCGGCAAAGAAAACCAAAGCCCGCACCCCGCtcaagaagctgaagaagaaatcgTGGCCACGGTAA